The following are encoded in a window of Bacillota bacterium genomic DNA:
- a CDS encoding formylglycine-generating enzyme family protein — MKAVLKLVPLLLLVLALTGCNEEVAPGEIIIISQPREAKVSLNNEPAGTTPLVLEADPGIYILTISKEGYEVWEEVVEIELGKQAVIEAELIPIPTEEDIEKTAPEVPLQEASADKGETELAVEVREPAVGDRLSHVLAEEVFGMMPGVEFGMILAPAARFPFGIDDQYTAAVEHEFWIGETEVTYELWVDVMEWAVANGYRFHTNAYRGSENHFDSSDKEPVTNIQWEDAIVWCNALTEYYSSIHGTDLIPVYRTKNNSTLRSPSLGWPDNIYRHEQATGFRLPTAFEWQLAARYLGPNQPTVEPIKSDAILIDGLYWLPGRYASGADAPVTDLKSTEKVAWFDANVDGLRPYDPELDKTQPVAMKQPNALGLYDMSGNVGEWIYDYEEPWHEKLGNERFIFGGSYSDSAERMTVGGIWLYSLDGLYKFINVGFRIARNK; from the coding sequence TTGAAAGCAGTCTTGAAGTTAGTCCCATTATTACTCTTGGTTCTAGCGTTAACAGGATGCAATGAAGAAGTCGCTCCAGGTGAAATCATCATTATTTCACAACCCCGGGAGGCAAAGGTCTCCTTAAACAATGAGCCTGCAGGAACCACTCCCCTTGTCCTTGAGGCTGATCCGGGCATCTACATTCTTACTATCAGCAAGGAAGGCTATGAAGTCTGGGAGGAAGTTGTGGAGATTGAATTAGGTAAACAAGCAGTGATTGAGGCGGAATTAATACCTATACCTACTGAGGAGGACATTGAAAAAACTGCCCCGGAAGTACCCCTTCAGGAAGCTTCAGCAGACAAAGGGGAAACCGAACTAGCGGTCGAAGTACGTGAGCCTGCAGTTGGCGACCGCTTAAGCCATGTCTTGGCTGAGGAAGTATTTGGGATGATGCCTGGTGTTGAGTTCGGCATGATTCTTGCTCCTGCTGCCAGATTTCCTTTCGGAATCGATGATCAGTACACCGCGGCGGTAGAGCATGAATTCTGGATCGGGGAAACGGAAGTAACTTATGAATTATGGGTCGATGTGATGGAATGGGCCGTTGCGAACGGATACCGCTTTCATACCAACGCCTATCGGGGCAGTGAAAACCACTTCGATTCGAGTGATAAGGAACCAGTGACAAATATCCAATGGGAAGATGCGATTGTCTGGTGCAATGCGTTAACAGAATACTACAGTTCAATTCACGGCACCGATTTGATTCCTGTTTACAGAACCAAGAATAACAGCACCCTCAGGAGCCCTTCTTTAGGGTGGCCCGATAACATTTATCGTCATGAGCAGGCAACCGGGTTTAGGCTGCCGACAGCGTTTGAGTGGCAGTTGGCCGCCAGGTATCTTGGACCAAACCAGCCAACAGTTGAGCCGATCAAGTCTGATGCCATCCTTATCGATGGTCTGTACTGGCTGCCTGGGCGCTATGCAAGCGGAGCTGATGCGCCAGTAACTGATCTTAAGAGTACCGAGAAGGTTGCATGGTTTGATGCAAATGTAGATGGCCTGAGGCCTTATGATCCCGAACTTGACAAGACTCAGCCGGTTGCCATGAAGCAGCCGAACGCCCTCGGCTTATATGACATGAGTGGGAATGTTGGCGAATGGATTTATGATTATGAAGAGCCTTGGCATGAGAAGCTCGGAAATGAGAGATTCATTTTCGGCGGCTCCTATTCCGATTCTGCTGAGCGGATGACAGTGGGAGGCATCTGGCTTTATTCCCTGGATGGCCTCTACAAGTTTATTAACGTAGGATTTCGGATCGCAAGAAACAAGTAG
- a CDS encoding branched-chain amino acid aminotransferase, producing the protein MEITVSKTTTPKPKPSASELGFGTVYTDHMFIWDYSIEKGWHNPRIVPYGSLEIDPACIVLHYGQAVFEGMKAYLGPEGEVLLFRPEMNMARLNRSSERLSIPRFDEELALEAVKQLVALDRDWIPSEPGTSLYIRPFIIATDNYLGVRPSHTYKFIVILSPVGSYYEEGLNPVSIYVEPHYVRAVRGGTGFAKAAGNYAGSLLAQLNAQAKGYAQVLWLDGIERKYVEEVGTMNVFFKIGGRLVTPDLSGSILPGVTRDSILQLLRFWQVPAEERRLSIEEVFQAHDEGQLSEAFGCGTAAVVSPIRRLEYNNRVIEIGGGKTGEITQKLYDTLTGIQTGRLPDPFGWVVKVNM; encoded by the coding sequence GTGGAAATTACCGTGAGCAAAACCACGACCCCAAAACCCAAGCCGAGTGCGTCTGAGCTGGGATTTGGCACAGTGTATACAGATCATATGTTCATCTGGGATTACAGCATCGAAAAAGGCTGGCACAATCCCCGAATTGTACCCTATGGTTCTTTAGAGATAGATCCAGCTTGCATTGTCCTCCATTACGGGCAGGCTGTCTTTGAGGGGATGAAAGCTTACCTGGGACCTGAAGGCGAAGTGCTTTTGTTCCGCCCTGAGATGAACATGGCCCGCCTCAACCGCAGCAGTGAGCGGCTGAGCATTCCCCGTTTCGACGAAGAACTTGCCCTGGAGGCAGTTAAACAGCTGGTTGCTCTCGATCGGGACTGGATCCCCAGTGAACCAGGCACTTCCCTCTATATCCGTCCCTTTATCATCGCCACCGATAATTATCTCGGTGTCCGCCCGTCCCACACTTACAAGTTTATCGTGATTCTCTCGCCGGTTGGATCGTATTACGAAGAAGGCCTTAACCCGGTAAGTATCTACGTGGAGCCCCACTATGTCCGCGCTGTGCGGGGCGGAACCGGGTTCGCCAAAGCGGCTGGAAACTACGCCGGAAGCCTGCTGGCCCAGTTAAATGCCCAGGCTAAAGGATATGCCCAAGTGCTGTGGCTGGATGGTATTGAACGCAAATATGTGGAAGAAGTGGGGACAATGAACGTCTTCTTTAAGATCGGCGGGCGGCTGGTAACTCCCGATCTGAGCGGCAGTATCCTCCCGGGAGTGACCAGAGATTCTATTCTGCAGCTGCTCCGTTTTTGGCAGGTACCTGCCGAAGAGCGGCGGTTGAGCATCGAGGAAGTCTTCCAGGCCCATGACGAAGGCCAGCTGAGCGAAGCTTTCGGCTGCGGCACCGCGGCAGTGGTAAGTCCCATCAGAAGATTGGAGTACAACAATCGAGTGATCGAAATCGGCGGAGGTAAGACGGGAGAGATTACGCAGAAGCTGTACGATACCCTCACCGGAATTCAAACCGGCAGGCTGCCGGATCCCTTTGGGTGGGTAGTGAAAGTGAACATGTGA
- a CDS encoding glycoside hydrolase family 27 protein: protein MAKTPPMGWNSWNTFGCDINETLIKETADAMVAEGLADLGYEYVVIDDCWSLRKRDERGRLVPDPEKFPSGMKALSDYIHSKGLKFGIYSCAGSLTCQRYPGSLDHEFIDAKTFAEWGVDFLKYDYCYKPKNIDGRLLYRRMAMALRNSGRDILFSACNWGLDESHTWMRSAGAYMWRSTGDIQDNWESIKKIALSQLGQECYSGPYCYNDIDMLVVGMYNKGNVALGGCTDEEYKTHFSVWCFMNSPLMIGCDVRSMNEATKAILTNKELIAINQDPEGRQAYTVNGWFNNDVVHYIKPLANGDYGICSVNYSDRRAWAHLEFWDIGLPTMAGYGLELRDLWTGENLGVQTESFASILEPHCCSVYRAKLVPVK, encoded by the coding sequence ATGGCAAAAACACCACCGATGGGTTGGAACTCCTGGAACACCTTTGGCTGTGATATTAACGAGACGCTAATCAAGGAGACTGCCGATGCAATGGTCGCTGAAGGGCTAGCAGACTTGGGGTATGAGTATGTGGTCATTGACGACTGCTGGAGTCTGCGCAAGCGTGATGAGCGCGGCAGGCTGGTGCCAGATCCGGAAAAGTTCCCCAGCGGCATGAAAGCCTTGAGTGACTACATCCACAGCAAAGGATTGAAATTCGGCATCTATTCCTGCGCCGGCAGCCTAACCTGCCAACGCTATCCTGGCAGCCTTGACCACGAGTTCATCGATGCGAAGACCTTTGCCGAATGGGGAGTCGACTTTCTTAAATACGACTATTGCTATAAACCTAAAAACATCGATGGCCGATTATTATACCGCCGGATGGCCATGGCCTTGCGAAACAGCGGCAGAGATATTCTCTTCAGCGCCTGTAACTGGGGCCTTGATGAGTCACATACGTGGATGCGTTCTGCAGGTGCTTACATGTGGAGATCCACCGGTGACATTCAAGATAACTGGGAATCCATAAAAAAGATTGCCCTCAGCCAGCTTGGGCAGGAATGCTACAGCGGTCCTTATTGTTATAATGACATTGATATGCTGGTCGTTGGTATGTACAACAAAGGTAATGTAGCCTTAGGCGGATGCACTGATGAAGAATACAAAACCCATTTTTCGGTGTGGTGCTTTATGAATTCTCCGCTGATGATTGGCTGCGATGTCCGCAGCATGAATGAGGCAACCAAGGCAATTCTGACCAACAAAGAACTGATAGCGATCAATCAAGACCCGGAAGGCCGGCAGGCATATACAGTAAACGGCTGGTTCAACAATGATGTGGTCCATTATATCAAGCCGCTGGCCAATGGCGATTATGGGATCTGCTCGGTCAATTACAGTGACCGGAGAGCCTGGGCCCATCTCGAGTTCTGGGATATCGGACTGCCCACCATGGCTGGGTACGGATTAGAACTGCGCGATCTCTGGACCGGGGAAAACCTCGGTGTGCAAACCGAATCCTTTGCATCTATCCTCGAACCACACTGCTGTTCGGTTTACCGGGCCAAACTTGTGCCAGTAAAATAG
- a CDS encoding sugar phosphate isomerase/epimerase: protein MRLGMIGSVSERSFQAAKEKELEFLEFCINIGYDVDSFLSMVPEINQWQQQYGVAVQSIGRWGTDKFTAQGSIIPEELTINQNLIAAAAELGCPNYVCGVNYVDALSLYSNAGLAIDYLTKLLAAADQHGVKLSVYNCRWGNWVAEPRSWELVLGHLPEVGIKYDPSHCVYDGGDYLQEMRDWGKRFNHIHLKGSLSIAGHRYDDPPAGMDQTNWGAFMAVLYAQGYQGGLSIEPHSPTWEGELLESGLDYSIKYFKQLLFR from the coding sequence ATGCGTTTAGGTATGATTGGGTCGGTAAGTGAGCGCAGCTTTCAAGCTGCCAAGGAAAAAGAGCTGGAGTTTCTTGAGTTTTGCATCAATATTGGCTATGATGTTGATTCGTTTCTAAGCATGGTGCCGGAAATCAACCAGTGGCAGCAGCAGTATGGAGTGGCGGTGCAATCCATAGGCCGGTGGGGAACCGACAAATTTACAGCTCAAGGATCAATAATTCCCGAAGAGCTGACCATCAACCAGAACCTGATTGCCGCTGCCGCCGAGTTGGGATGCCCCAATTATGTGTGTGGGGTCAATTATGTTGATGCCCTGTCGTTATACTCAAACGCCGGCTTGGCAATCGATTATCTTACCAAGCTGCTGGCTGCGGCAGATCAGCATGGAGTGAAACTGTCCGTCTACAACTGCCGTTGGGGTAATTGGGTAGCGGAACCCCGGTCATGGGAACTGGTCTTAGGGCACCTGCCGGAAGTGGGCATTAAGTATGATCCATCCCACTGTGTTTATGATGGCGGTGATTATCTGCAGGAAATGCGGGACTGGGGCAAACGGTTTAACCACATCCATCTCAAAGGTTCGCTCTCCATCGCCGGGCACCGCTATGATGATCCGCCGGCGGGGATGGATCAGACTAATTGGGGTGCGTTCATGGCTGTTTTATATGCCCAAGGGTACCAGGGCGGACTCAGCATTGAACCGCACTCGCCCACGTGGGAAGGTGAACTGCTCGAGAGTGGCCTTGATTACTCAATCAAGTATTTTAAACAACTGCTGTTTCGGTAA
- a CDS encoding Gfo/Idh/MocA family oxidoreductase gives MDKLSVGIIGCGGIANGKHLPAVAKIPEAEMVAFCDLILSRAEAAKSKYGTKDAKVYRDYEELLADPSIDVVHVLTPNNWHAPMTIAALRAGKHVMCEKPMAKTTAEARAMLEAAKAAGKLLTIGYQNRFRSDVQYLYNVCRAGELGEVYFAKAHALRRNAVPTWGVFLDAEAQGGGPLIDIGTHALDLTLWLMDNYEPKYVVGSVYRKLAENRDKALANPFGPWDPQEYTVEDSAFGFVVMKNGAAVFLESSWALNTLEVGEAQTTLCGTLGGADMKNGLRINGQRFGKHFIETPQLGAGSVDFYQGESMDPNQLEARVFYDAILKGKPLVVQPEEALLVTEILEAIYESGRTGQPVFFD, from the coding sequence ATGGATAAGTTGAGTGTTGGGATCATTGGCTGCGGCGGGATTGCTAATGGTAAGCACTTGCCGGCGGTTGCCAAAATTCCTGAGGCGGAAATGGTGGCCTTTTGCGACCTTATTTTAAGCAGGGCGGAAGCAGCGAAATCCAAATATGGAACCAAGGATGCCAAGGTGTACCGCGACTATGAGGAGCTGCTGGCCGATCCAAGCATCGATGTGGTTCACGTCCTGACCCCGAACAACTGGCACGCGCCAATGACGATTGCTGCCCTGCGTGCCGGCAAGCATGTGATGTGCGAGAAACCAATGGCCAAGACTACTGCCGAAGCCCGGGCTATGCTGGAAGCAGCCAAAGCAGCAGGCAAGCTGCTGACAATTGGTTATCAGAACCGTTTCCGCTCGGATGTCCAGTATCTGTATAATGTGTGCCGGGCCGGGGAGTTAGGAGAAGTCTATTTTGCCAAGGCCCACGCGCTGAGAAGAAATGCAGTGCCAACCTGGGGTGTGTTTCTTGACGCAGAGGCGCAGGGAGGAGGTCCCCTGATCGATATTGGAACCCATGCCCTTGATCTGACACTGTGGCTGATGGACAATTATGAGCCAAAATACGTTGTGGGCAGTGTCTACCGCAAACTGGCGGAAAATCGCGACAAGGCTCTGGCCAATCCCTTCGGTCCCTGGGATCCCCAGGAGTATACTGTTGAGGATTCTGCGTTTGGATTCGTTGTCATGAAAAATGGAGCTGCCGTTTTTCTGGAATCCAGCTGGGCCTTAAATACGCTGGAGGTCGGAGAAGCTCAGACTACCCTGTGCGGAACCTTGGGCGGAGCCGATATGAAAAACGGTCTGCGGATCAATGGCCAGCGATTTGGAAAACATTTCATTGAAACGCCGCAGCTCGGCGCCGGTAGTGTCGATTTTTATCAAGGGGAATCCATGGATCCGAACCAGCTGGAAGCGCGGGTGTTTTACGATGCGATCCTAAAAGGCAAGCCGTTAGTGGTACAGCCTGAAGAAGCTTTGCTGGTCACCGAGATTCTGGAGGCCATCTATGAGTCGGGGAGAACCGGGCAGCCCGTGTTCTTCGATTAG
- a CDS encoding Gfo/Idh/MocA family oxidoreductase, with the protein MAQYRVGIIGCGSIFPMHSISVARQENVKLVAVCDIKEERAQARAKDYNCSYYLDYQEMIDHADLDAVHICTPHYLHAPMAVYAANKGVHVLTEKPMSISLEDAQGMISAAEENGVVLGVIFQNRYNPGSQLVKAMLESGQLGRIISSKLSVTWKRTDAYYAKSDWKGTWDKEGGGVIIDQAIHTLDLVRWLVDSEIEFVAASISNRTHTLIDVEDAAEGVIKYKNGVLTSFYAINYYGYDAPIEIELHCERGLARISADTGTVILNNGREFKAAPDPNEFIDYGNVKHYWGVSHIKQITNFYQALAQGIDPEITGKDAVKTQALVCAIYESGKKKQKIYLL; encoded by the coding sequence ATGGCACAATACCGAGTGGGCATTATTGGCTGCGGCAGTATTTTCCCGATGCACAGCATTTCGGTTGCCAGGCAGGAAAACGTCAAGCTTGTGGCGGTTTGCGACATTAAAGAAGAACGGGCCCAAGCCAGGGCAAAGGATTACAACTGCTCCTATTATTTGGATTACCAGGAAATGATTGACCATGCTGATTTGGACGCAGTCCACATCTGCACGCCTCACTACTTGCATGCCCCAATGGCGGTTTATGCTGCCAACAAGGGAGTCCATGTCTTGACCGAAAAACCCATGTCCATTTCCTTGGAGGATGCGCAGGGGATGATCAGTGCGGCTGAGGAAAACGGTGTGGTTTTAGGCGTGATCTTTCAAAACCGGTATAACCCTGGTTCCCAACTGGTGAAAGCAATGCTGGAGTCGGGCCAATTGGGCCGGATTATCTCCAGCAAACTCTCGGTTACCTGGAAGCGTACCGACGCATACTACGCTAAAAGCGATTGGAAAGGGACTTGGGACAAAGAGGGCGGCGGTGTGATCATTGATCAGGCGATTCATACCCTTGATCTAGTCCGGTGGCTGGTTGACAGTGAGATTGAATTTGTTGCTGCCAGCATCAGCAACCGCACTCATACCCTAATTGATGTTGAGGATGCCGCCGAAGGGGTTATTAAATACAAAAACGGGGTATTGACCAGCTTCTATGCCATTAATTACTACGGGTATGATGCTCCCATCGAAATTGAGCTTCACTGCGAGCGCGGCTTGGCGAGAATCTCGGCCGATACTGGGACCGTGATTCTTAATAATGGGCGTGAGTTTAAAGCTGCGCCCGATCCCAATGAGTTTATCGATTATGGGAATGTCAAGCATTATTGGGGAGTCAGCCATATCAAGCAGATAACTAACTTCTATCAAGCTTTAGCTCAGGGGATTGATCCGGAAATCACTGGTAAAGATGCGGTCAAGACACAGGCGCTGGTCTGCGCGATCTATGAATCAGGCAAGAAGAAGCAGAAGATTTACCTCCTGTAA